A stretch of Perognathus longimembris pacificus isolate PPM17 chromosome 1, ASM2315922v1, whole genome shotgun sequence DNA encodes these proteins:
- the Azgp1 gene encoding zinc-alpha-2-glycoprotein, which produces MITMVPVLLSLPLLLGTAAPPESPVGAHHTLTFLYTGVSRPSRGLPRFQALAFLNDQAFFHYDSESQQAQPLGPWSQLRGMEDWNKESQLQKAREEIFLVTLKDIMDYYQDSEGSHTFQGRFGCELWSNGSSGASWSYAYDGKDFIKFNKDIPAWIPLDAAALEMKKKWEAEKVYLQRAKAYLEEECPGLLRRYLNYSRTQLDRQDPPSVWVTSHVVPGRHRTLKCLAYDFYPRGISLRWNQAHKAQESESERVILPSGNGTYQAWVLLRIGPQDKAPHMCSVQHPALPQPLTAQWQER; this is translated from the exons ATGATAACCATGGTCCCTGTCCTGCTATCCCTGCCTCTCCTCTTGGGTACTGCAGCACCCCCAGAAAGCCCTGTTG GTGCTCACCACACTCTGACCTTTCTCTACACCGGGGTGTCCAGGCCCAGCAGAGGCCTCCCCAGGTTTCAGGCCCTCGCCTTTCTCAATGACCAGGCCTTCTTCCACTATGACAGTGAGAGCCAGCAAGCACAGCCCCTGGGCCCATGGAGCCAGCTGAGAGGGATGGAGGACTGGAACAAGGAGAGCCAGCTTCAGAAAGCCAGGGAGGAAATATTTCTGGTGACCCTGAAAGACATCATGGATTATTACCAGGACAGCGAAG GGTCTCACACCTTCCAGGGCAGGTTCGGTTGCGAGCTCTGGAGTAATGGAAGTAGTGGAGCATCCTGGAGTTATGCATATGACGGAAAGGACTTCATCAAGTTCAACAAAGACATCCCAGCCTGGATTCCCTTGGATGCAGCAGCCctggaaatgaagaagaaatgggaGGCAGAGAAGGTCTACTTGCAGCGAGCCAAGGCATACCTGGAGGAAGAATGTCCCGGATTGCTACGGAGGTACCTGAACTACAGCAGGACACAGCTGGACCGGCAAG ACCCTCCTTCTGTATGGGTCACAAGCCACGTGGTCCCTGGAAGACACAGGACCCTCAAATGCCTGGCCTATGACTTCTACCCACGAGGAATCAGCCTGCGCTGGAACCAGGCCCACAAGGCCCAGGAGTCTGAATCAGAGAGGGTCATTCTTCCCAGTGGGAATGGCACTtaccaggcctgggtgctgctgagGATCGGCCCCCAAGACAAAGCCCCGCACATGTGCAGTGTGCAGCACCCGGCCCTGCCCCAGCCGCTCACAGCACAGTGGCAGGAGAGGTAG